Proteins found in one Gemmobacter sp. 24YEA27 genomic segment:
- a CDS encoding substrate-binding domain-containing protein: protein MARHASQARLAETKSYEIVTVVKLEGIAWFNRMAEGVAGFKEASGHNATTIGPVSADAALQVQMIEDLIARGVDAITVVPNSPRRWSLS, encoded by the coding sequence TTGGCGCGACATGCCTCGCAGGCCCGGCTGGCCGAAACCAAAAGCTATGAGATCGTGACCGTGGTGAAGCTGGAAGGCATCGCCTGGTTCAACCGCATGGCCGAGGGCGTGGCCGGCTTCAAAGAAGCCTCCGGCCATAATGCCACCACGATTGGCCCGGTTTCGGCCGATGCCGCGTTGCAGGTTCAGATGATCGAGGATCTGATCGCGCGCGGCGTTGACGCAATCACCGTGGTGCCGAATTCGCCGAGGCGCTGGAGCCTGTCCTGA
- a CDS encoding FGGY family carbohydrate kinase, whose product MRYTLGIDIGTYEAKGCLVDETGRVMAEAARRHDMQIPEPGYAEHDAEADWWQGFVTLTRELLAKSGIDPKEIAAVGLSGIGPCMLPVDAAGQALMNGVLYGVDTRASREIAELTAEIGVETLLRRTGNGLTSQSVGPKMLWLKRNRPEIFARTKYIMNSTTWLVFRLTGKVVIDHYSASSYHPYYDIESQSWTRDYDDLIAPAALLPALTWATDIAGYISSGAARLTGLAEGTPVIAGTIDAAAEAVSVGVQDSGQMMLMYGSSMFLILVTGERIADPHLWYAPWLFPGQHALMSGTATAGTLTRWFVSQFARDLPETEVFELLSAEAAASPPGARGLVMLPYFSGERTPIHDAAAKGVIFGLDLSHQRGDLYRALLEGVGYGIAQILDTYKAAGARITEVIAVGAAPAIRSGRRGSRISRDGSRRSAPARPVRLMAMPFSRRSGSAWSLPAISRAGTRARAR is encoded by the coding sequence ATGCGCTATACGCTCGGCATTGATATCGGCACCTATGAGGCGAAAGGATGCCTTGTCGATGAGACAGGGCGGGTCATGGCCGAGGCTGCGCGTCGCCATGACATGCAGATCCCCGAGCCGGGCTATGCCGAACATGATGCCGAGGCCGACTGGTGGCAGGGCTTTGTCACGCTGACGCGGGAGTTGCTGGCAAAAAGTGGCATTGATCCGAAAGAGATTGCCGCGGTCGGCCTCTCGGGGATCGGACCCTGCATGCTGCCGGTCGATGCGGCAGGCCAGGCGCTGATGAATGGCGTGCTTTACGGCGTCGACACCCGCGCCAGCCGGGAGATCGCAGAGCTGACAGCGGAAATCGGCGTCGAAACGCTGTTGCGGCGCACCGGCAATGGTCTGACCTCGCAATCCGTCGGGCCCAAGATGCTCTGGCTGAAACGCAACCGGCCCGAGATTTTCGCGCGCACGAAATACATCATGAATTCGACCACCTGGCTCGTGTTCCGGCTGACGGGGAAAGTGGTGATCGACCATTATTCCGCCTCCAGCTATCACCCCTATTACGACATCGAAAGCCAGTCCTGGACGCGTGATTACGATGATCTGATCGCGCCGGCCGCGCTTTTGCCCGCACTGACCTGGGCCACCGATATCGCCGGATATATCTCTTCAGGGGCCGCGAGGCTGACGGGCCTTGCCGAAGGCACGCCGGTGATCGCGGGAACAATCGACGCCGCCGCCGAGGCGGTTTCTGTGGGCGTGCAGGATTCCGGTCAGATGATGCTCATGTATGGGTCGTCAATGTTCCTGATCCTTGTGACCGGCGAAAGAATTGCGGACCCGCACCTCTGGTATGCGCCCTGGCTTTTCCCGGGCCAGCACGCGCTGATGTCGGGAACCGCCACTGCGGGCACGCTCACACGCTGGTTTGTCAGCCAGTTCGCCCGCGATTTGCCCGAGACAGAGGTTTTTGAGTTGCTCAGCGCCGAGGCGGCAGCCTCACCTCCCGGCGCGCGGGGCCTGGTGATGCTGCCCTATTTCTCGGGAGAGCGTACTCCGATCCATGATGCAGCGGCGAAAGGGGTTATTTTCGGCCTCGACCTCTCACATCAGCGCGGTGATCTCTATCGGGCCCTGCTGGAAGGGGTTGGCTATGGCATCGCCCAGATCCTCGATACCTATAAGGCGGCAGGTGCGCGCATCACCGAGGTGATTGCGGTGGGGGCGGCACCCGCAATTCGATCTGGGCGCAGGGGATCTCGGATATCACGGGACGGCAGCAGACGATCCGCGCCCGCTCGACCGGTGCGGCTTATGGCGATGCCTTTCTCGCGGCGGTCGGGGTCGGCATGGTCGCTCCCCGCGATATCACGCGCTGGAACCCGAGCGCGCGCGCGCTGA